A single region of the Kineosporiaceae bacterium SCSIO 59966 genome encodes:
- a CDS encoding leucyl aminopeptidase: MPTLSPTGKDLRSVKADALVVATAATPEGPVLLGADALPRGLRSALSSLSALGVSGKADEVHRVPSGGQVAAPVVVLTGTGSLAGDEAPSLEALRRAAGAAVRELAGTPTVAVALPADDVATATAVAEGALLGAYAYRAYRARTADRHKEPVATVHLVTPRYRDRHLKAAIERAHVVAEAVAATRDLVNCPPADLYPAEFARRAQDQAKGAPVKVTVLDDKQLAAGGYGGILGVGQGSSRPPRLVKVAYHPRGAARHVALVGKGITFDSGGLSIKPAQGMETMKLDMAGAAVVLETVLAVARLGLPVRVTGWMALAENMPSGTAQRPSDVLTTYGGRTVEVLNTDAEGRLVLADAIVAAGEENPDAIIDIATLTGAQMVALGNRVSAVIGSDDALVADVRAAADAAGEQFWPMPLPEELRASLDSQVADIANIGDRFGGMLVAGLFLREFVPTTEDGRRLPWAHLDIAGPAFNESAPWGYTGKGGTGVGVRTLVTLLEDVASAR; this comes from the coding sequence GTGCCCACGCTGTCCCCGACCGGCAAGGACCTTCGGTCCGTCAAGGCCGACGCGCTCGTCGTGGCCACCGCCGCGACCCCGGAGGGCCCGGTGCTGCTGGGCGCCGACGCGCTGCCCCGGGGACTGCGATCGGCGCTGTCGTCGCTGAGCGCGCTGGGGGTGAGCGGCAAGGCCGACGAGGTGCACCGCGTCCCCTCCGGCGGGCAGGTCGCGGCCCCGGTGGTGGTGCTGACCGGGACCGGGTCGCTGGCCGGGGACGAGGCCCCGTCGCTGGAGGCGCTGCGGCGGGCTGCAGGTGCGGCCGTCCGCGAGCTCGCCGGCACCCCGACCGTCGCGGTGGCGCTGCCGGCGGACGACGTCGCGACCGCGACCGCGGTCGCCGAGGGCGCCCTGCTCGGCGCGTACGCCTACCGGGCCTACCGGGCCCGCACCGCTGACCGGCACAAGGAGCCGGTCGCCACCGTGCACCTGGTCACCCCGCGGTACCGGGACAGGCACCTCAAGGCCGCCATCGAGCGGGCCCACGTCGTCGCCGAGGCGGTGGCCGCCACCCGGGACCTGGTGAACTGCCCGCCGGCCGACCTGTACCCGGCCGAGTTCGCCCGGCGCGCCCAGGACCAGGCCAAGGGCGCGCCGGTGAAGGTGACCGTCCTGGACGACAAGCAGCTCGCCGCGGGGGGCTACGGCGGCATCCTCGGCGTCGGGCAGGGCTCCTCCCGCCCGCCGCGACTGGTGAAGGTCGCCTACCACCCGCGCGGCGCGGCGCGGCACGTCGCCCTCGTCGGCAAGGGCATCACCTTCGACTCCGGCGGGCTGTCGATCAAGCCGGCGCAGGGCATGGAGACGATGAAGCTCGACATGGCCGGTGCCGCGGTGGTGCTGGAGACCGTGCTCGCGGTGGCGCGGCTGGGACTGCCGGTGCGGGTGACCGGCTGGATGGCGCTGGCCGAGAACATGCCGTCGGGCACCGCGCAGCGGCCCTCGGACGTGCTCACCACCTACGGTGGCCGCACCGTGGAGGTGCTCAACACGGACGCCGAGGGGCGGCTCGTGCTTGCCGACGCCATCGTCGCGGCAGGCGAGGAGAACCCCGACGCCATCATCGACATCGCTACCCTCACCGGGGCGCAGATGGTCGCCCTCGGCAACCGGGTCTCGGCGGTGATAGGCTCGGACGACGCGCTCGTGGCGGACGTCCGCGCCGCGGCCGACGCCGCCGGGGAGCAGTTCTGGCCGATGCCGCTGCCCGAGGAGCTGCGCGCCAGCCTGGACTCGCAGGTGGCCGACATCGCCAACATCGGGGACCGGTTCGGCGGGATGCTCGTCGCCGGGCTCTTCCTGCGGGAGTTCGTGCCGACCACCGAGGACGGCCGACGTCTGCCGTGGGCGCACCTCGACATCGCCGGCCCGGCGTTCAACGAGTCCGCGCCGTGGGGCTACACCGGCAAGGGGGGCACCGGCGTCGGCGTCCGCACGCTCGTCACGCTGCTCGAGGACGTGGCCTCCGCCCGCTGA